A region of Tigriopus californicus strain San Diego chromosome 7, Tcal_SD_v2.1, whole genome shotgun sequence DNA encodes the following proteins:
- the LOC131883110 gene encoding CDK5 regulatory subunit-associated protein 2-like: MTTASVIMDESVYMDSPDLPLNDDSVLPPPLSPVSPVSPTPSGHSQTSQAPPSLRPLVVTPTPTGAGLFHSESMGGVSDGGWGGARPGSGFNLRHYEDEIQQLRKDNLSLKLRIYLLEERYGLLGQPHKEDRDNVYKINIDLRVENETMKTEVHEKTKLLKEAYDAMENLEMERLRDRSHFETQLHSLKQSLFESQFSQLDEGTQSLKSGGRGTHNLSSVTEDPTFEDSSPLEADPTTVGEQSQLLLREAFGDDWGRNLAQEMEHKLQSVERDLEAKSNAMQSLQNDMETIKAEKKEEIDRLKATVEQLEIQVRSKNEEVVTMEGRLNQLNSDLRDSRAETERMANVERERRQENEHVKELEEKLGQKEEEIRALNDQIRVHETDISSLKETVEKSQICLQGFADANVIKLKENEKMEKELQKRDKALAILKEQYELLKTKVRKYRANSSNQSGFSQDSHREEKSPGALTELQEALKEAHERERLLQDEIEQLQTLSPSSQIPENVWLTREVECLKTELREFKAQALKKAVKKADLAYRKSAETYTHHVQGVIETMRQRLVELVDFLQRLIAMDGKDGIWNLSVLSGSMRETLQNSIEEGRRLSQSLSKSLFMDEDLDETQRSSMAVEIPQFIAPHLSELEADLEADQDQEVKIDSKAYDYHSLIMELKENVQGRIQAQQELEHVKANLKNHKQDQSDDEDGWSQPDMKESQKRMGLERKTSVFQSSPPRQDSESSDELSLNKYRKSKAKVIGLKARLSSQEERFKTEFTEIHNQLTKANKIITSLKDEKRTLTSQLTDIKNELDENIATVMEELSQVSQTNQRLTRKVRDLNGNLEEMRKTDQMLRSQIQDFESEKRNTQNLQARVQELESRENELKQDSQGLREEIQNIEGQKAKLSEKLHESDRKLELIVRKYESDLHTLEQQSDTRIHELQTEITHLTKSKHDQEQQMQELICIKGRLMREITTKTETCSHGQKKVVLSNEVLEESEVALGDKRRTHLSDVSNQPRRFSSSQCDCYVRIQELERLLGRTRELLDEANAEIVREKERKLKIERSVRKQVVKTKKVLQKTKDTPTPIVE, translated from the exons ATGACCACGGCCTCGGTAATCATGGACGAGAGTGTGTATATGGATTCGCCGGATTTGCCGCTCAACGACGACTCGGTCTTGCCTCCGCCCCTCTCGCCCGTTTCACCCGTTTCACCCACACCTTCGGGCCACTCCCAGACCAGTCAGGCCCCGCCGAGTCTGCGACCCTTGGTGGTCACGCCCACGCCCACTGGGGCCGGGCTGTTTCACTCGGAATCCATGGGCGGGGTTTCGGACGGCGGTTGGGGCGGGGCCCGACCCGGGTCCGGTTTCAACTTGCGCCATTATGAGGACGAGATCCAGCAACTGCGCAAAGACAACTTATCGCTGAAATTGCGGATTTATCTGCTGGAAGAACGTTACGGATTACTGGGCCAACCCCACAAAGAGGATCGCGACAATGTGTACAA GATCAACATCGACTTGCGAGTGGAAAATGAGACCATGAAGACCGAAGTGCATGAGAAAACCAAGCTCCTCAAAGAAGCCTATGACGCCATGGAGAATCTCGAAATGGAGCGATTACGTGATCGCAGTCACTTTGAAACTCAACTCCACAGTCTGAAGCAATCCCTTTTCGAGTCCCAATTCTCCCAATTGGATGAGGGCACTCAAAGCTTGAAATCCGGTGGGCGCGGAACGCATAATCTATCGAGTGTCACCGAAGATCCTACCTTTGAGGATTCTTCACCCTTAGAGGCGGACCCGACGACCGTGGGCGAGCAAAGTCAATTGCTTCTTCGCGAGGCTTTTGGCGACGATTGGGGCCGAAATTTGGCTCAAGAGATGGAACACAAGCTGCAATCCGTGGAACGGGATCTGGAAGCCAAATCCAATGCGATGCAATCACTGCAAAATGACATGGAAACTATCAAGGCCGagaaaaaggaggagataGATCGATTAAAAGCTACTGTCGAGCAATTGGAGATCCAGGTTCGGAGTAAAAATGAGGAAGTGGTCACGATGGAGGGACGTTTAAACCAATTGAATTCGGATCTCCGGGATTCCCGTGCTGAAACTGAGCGTATGGCCAATGTAGAGCGAGAAAGAAGACAGGAGAATGAACACGTCAAGgaattggaagaaaagctagggcagaaagaagaggaaatccGGGCTCTGAACGACCAGATTCGAGTCCACGAAACGGATATATCGAGTTTAAAGGAGACCGTAGAGAAGAGCCAGATATGTTTGCAAGGCTTCGCCGATGCGAatgtgatcaaattgaaggaaaatgagaaGATGGAGAAAGAGCTTCAGAAACGCGACAAGGCTCTGGCCATCCTCAAGGAACAATACGAGCTCCTGAAGACGAAAGTGCGCAAATACCGCGCCAATTCGTCCAACCAATCTGGATTTTCGCAAGATTCGCATCGCGAGGAGAAATCACCGGGAGCTCTGACCGAGTTGCAAGAGGCTCTCAAGGAGGCTCATGAGCGCGAGCGACTCCTTCAGGATGAGATCGAGCAACTTCAGACTCTTTCGCCAAGTTCTCAAATCCCCGAGAATGTTTGGCTAACGCGGGAAGTAGAGTGTCTCAAAACGGAGCTGCGAGAATTCAAAGCACAGGCCTTGAAAAAGGCCGTTAAAAAAGCCGATTTGGCCTACCGAAAATCTGCTGAAACCTACACTCATCACGTTCAGGGGGTCATTGAAACCATGCGACAACGCTTGGTGGAACTGGTCGACTTTCTTCAACGACTCATAGCCATGGATGGTAAAGATGGCATCTGGAATCTGTCAGTCTTGTCCGGCTCAATGCGGGAAACCTTGCAGAACTCTATCGAAGAAGGTCGACGTCTTTCGCAATCCCTCTCAAAGTCATTATTCATGGACGAAGATTTGGATGAGACGCAACGAAGTTCCATGGCCGTGGAGATTCCTCAATTTATTGCGCCTCATTTATCGGAACTGGAAGCTGATCTTGAAGCTGACCAAGATCAGGAAGTCAAGATCGATTCCAAGGCCTATGACTATCACTCCTTGATCATGGAACTCAAAGAAAACGTCCAAGGCCGTATCCAGGCCCAACAGGAGCTAGAACACGTGAAGGCCAATCTCAAGAACCATAAACAAGATCAGTCGGACGACGAGGATGGCTGGAGTCAGCCCGATATGAAAGAATCTCAAAAGCGCATGGGCCTTGAAAGAAAGACTTCCGTGTTCCAGTCCAGCCCCCCTCGTCAAGATTCTGAGAGCTCAGACGAGCTGTCCTTGAACAAGTACCGaaaatccaaggccaaagtAATCGGACTCAAGGCCAGATTGTCTTCTCAAGAGGAGCGATTCAAAACGGAGTTCACCGAGATCCACAATCAACTCACCAAGGCCAATAAGATCATCACAAGTTTGAAGGACGAAAAGAGAACCCTCACATCACAGTTGACCGACATCAAGAACGAGCTGGACGAGAACATAGCCACTGTTATGGAAGAGTTGAGTCAAGTGAGTCAGACCAATCAGCGATTGACTCGCAAAGTCCGAGATTTGAATGGCAATCTGGAAGAAATGCGGAAAACCGACCAAATGCTCCGCAGTCAAATTCAAGACTTTGAgagtgaaaaaagaaacactcAGAACCTCCAGGCCCGTGTTCAAGAGCTTGAAAGTCGAGAAAACGAGCTTAAACAGGACAGTCAAGGCCTGCGAGAGGAGATCCAGAACATAGAAGGCCAGAAGGCCAAATTAAGCGAGAAACTTCATGAATCCGATCGGAAACTTGAGCTCATCGTTCGGAAATACGAAAGCGATCTCCACACTTTAGAACAGCAATCTGATACCAGAATCCACGAGTTACAAACGGAAATCACCCATCTAACCAAGAGCAAACATGATCAAGAACAACAAATGCAAGAGCTCATCTGCATCAAAGGCCGATTGATGCGGGAGATCACAACTAAGACCGAGACTTGCagccatggccaaaagaaaGTGGTACTCTCCAATGAAGTCCTGGAAGAGTCAGAGGTGGCTTTGGGCGATAAGCGACGAACCCATTTGTCGGATGTGAGCAATCAACCCAGAAGGTTCTCCAGTAGTCAATGCGATTGCTATGTAAGGATCCAAGAACTGGAGCGACTCTTGGGTCGAACCAGAGAGCTCTTAGACGAGGCCAACGCCGAAATTGTGCGTGAGAAGGAGCGGAAGCTCAAGATCGAACGGAGTGTCCGGAAACAGGTGGTGAAGACCAAGAAGGTCCTTCAAAAGACCAAGGACACACCCACACCCATCGTCGAATAG
- the LOC131883824 gene encoding phosphatidylcholine transfer protein-like, whose amino-acid sequence MACPWLGWRNFLTRPLMAGYVWAYPSSPRWSRGLVRSLRRQWDQLMARSGRRWAGLERIYAQGWGRAGRRWLGRRLYHAHPAHALLAFSLVGGASSNFDWHTSSLTPETLREHCRDLDYIQRLIRQTLTCAHCGQRHRLEQPLPGHAYCHCPHQVASVYGQSLHPDIPWTPFLERPNILVWRMEQPPGSGLYAYKMYGHFDDVTADELVEVQLDMSEFRLSWDQNTAQCHVVEECVDQTHQTLSQIYYWEVNWPSFFANRDYVCQRRTQIFQDENMAVILSRSTDHPNYPKKAKAHRVQDYNSVLTIKPVKAFDEKGVEFSLTAFEDPGVSLPGSITTWVAIRGMPDYMNNLREACLKLRQRKLHKSDPSGRTDAAVQLLSSAS is encoded by the coding sequence ATGGCCTGCCCCTGGCTCGGGTGGCGGAACTTTCTGACCCGCCCCCTGATGGCCGGGTATGTGTGGGCCTACCCGTCGAGCCCCCGCTGGTCCCGTGGGTTGGTCCGCTCACTGCGTCGACAATGGGACCAACTAATGGCCCGGTCTGGTCGACGATGGGCAGGGCTGGAGCGTATTTACGCTCAGGGCTGGGGCCGGGCTGGCCGGCGGTGGCTAGGGCGGCGCCTCTACCACGCCCATCCCGCCCACGCCCTGCTAGCCTTCTCCTTGGTGGGTGGGGCCAGTTCAAACTTTGACTGGCACACCTCGAGCCTGACCCCGGAAACGCTGCGTGAGCATTGCCGGGATCTGGACTACATCCAACGGCTTATTCGCCAAACCTTGACCTGCGCCCACTGTGGCCAACGCCATCGGCTGGAACAGCCCCTGCCCGGTCACGCCTACTGCCACTGCCCGCATCAAGTGGCCTCGGTCTACGGTCAAAGTCTCCATCCGGATATTCCATGGACGCCGTTCCTAGAACGGCCCAACATCCTCGTTTGGCGCATGGAGCAACCCCCGGGCTCGGGCTTGTACGCCTACAAAATGTACGGTCATTTCGACGACGTGACGGCCGATGAATTGGTCGAGGTTCAATTGGACATGTCCGAATTTCGCTTGAGTTGGGATCAAAACACGGCCCAATGTCATGTGGTCGAGGAGTGCGTGGATCAGACCCATCAGACCTTGTCCCAGATCTATTACTGGGAGGTCAACTGGCCTTCGTTTTTCGCCAATCGGGACTACGTGTGCCAGCGACGGACACAGATCTTTCAGGATGAGAACATGGCCGTGATTCTGAGCCGTTCCACGGACCATCCCAACTATccgaaaaaggccaaggctCACCGAGTACAGGATTATAATTCGGTGTTGACCATCAAACCGGTGAAGGCCTTTGATGAGAAAGGCGTCGAGTTCTCGTTGACGGCCTTTGAGGATCCGGGCGTCAGTTTGCCCGGGTCTATCACCACGTGGGTGGCTATTCGCGGCATGCCGGATTATATGAACAATTTGCGGGAGGCGTGTCTGAAGTTGCGGCAACGGAAATTGCACAAATCTGACCCGAGCGGTCGCACTGACGCGGCGGTTCAGTTATTGAGCTCGGCTTCCTAA
- the LOC131883382 gene encoding uncharacterized protein LOC131883382: MYPTYVSRAVRRDVDQIFYLVNEAFQIETGNEGIAYRSGEKYHLKDQTRKHIADMLVLRDHKQILGVIKSSFHNGTCDIGLIAVHPEHQGMGYGAKLMEAAETRNKASRFTVGLASCRSDVIPFFEKRGYKQLVEKPIEEMRKLYPEDLAEKFVSRDDICWTIFVKKNSVCENGDEDDGYQYNAQRE; encoded by the exons ATGTACCCTACGTACGTGAGCCGTGCTGTGCGAAGAGATGTGGATCAGATTTTTTACTTGGTGAATGAGGCCTTCCAAATTGAGACGGGCAATGAGGGGATCGCTTATCGCAGTGGCGAAAAATACCATCTTAAAGATCAGACAAGGAAGCATATCGCTGACATGTTGGTATTGAGAGATCATAAACAG ATATTAGGCGTGATCAAGTCCAGCTTTCATAATGGCACTTGCGACATTGGCTTGATTGCCGTACATCCTGAACACCAAGGAATGGGATATGGAGCCAAACTTATGGAGGCCGCGGAGACTCGGAACAAGGCCAGTCGCTTCACCGTTGGATTGGCCTCATGCCGTTCGGACGTAATCCCTTTCTTCGAGAAAAGAGGATATAAG CAACTTGTGGAAAAGCCGATTGAGGAAATGAGGAAACTTTACCCAGAGGATTTAGCCGAAAAG TTTGTGTCCAGAGATGACATTTGTTGGACCATATTTGTGAAGAAAAACTCGGTTTGTGAAAATGGAGACGAAGATGATGGTTATCAGTACAATGCTCAACGAGAATAA